In Anabas testudineus chromosome 12, fAnaTes1.2, whole genome shotgun sequence, one genomic interval encodes:
- the jkamp gene encoding JNK1/MAPK8-associated membrane protein isoform X1 has product MAVAMSSTCPGLYCGRMIVNESVEGECGVCPRGERANLQKVCERCNGSPDLYDWLYLGFMAMLPLVLHWFFIEWYSGKKSSSALLQHITAMLECSVSAVVTLMVTEPVGVLSIRSCRVQMLSDWYTMLYNPSPDYVNTLHCTQEAVYPLYTIVLIYYAFCLVLMMLLRPLLVKKIACGLGKSDRFKSIYAALYFFPILTVLQAVGGGLLYYAFPYIILVLSLVTLAVYMSASEIQSFKNLVAKKKRLVVLFSHWLLHAYGIVSISRLDNLQHDLPLLALVPGPALFYIATAKFTEPSRILSEGGNGH; this is encoded by the exons ATGG CTGTGGCCATGAGCTCCACGTGTCCAGGCCTGTATTGTGGCAGGATGATAGTCAACGAATCAGTGGAGGGGGAGTGTGGA GTCTGTCCTCGTGGGGAGCGGGCCAACCTCCAGAAGGTTTGTGAACGCTGCAACGGGTCCCCAGATCTCTATGACTGGCTCTATCTGGGATTCATGGCCATGTTACCTCTAGTATTGCATTGGTTCTTCATTGAGTGGTactctggaaagaagag TTCCAGCGCTCTGCTGCAGCACATCACAGCCATGTTGGAGTGCAGTGTGTCAGCTGTGGTAACTCTGATGGTCACAGAACCTGTGGGAGTGCTCAGTATTCGATCCTGTCGAGTTCAGATGTTGTCAGATTGGTACACCATGCTGTACAACCCCAGTCCAGACTATGTGAACACATTACACTGCACCCAAGAGGCTGTCTACCCACT CTACACCATAGTTTTGATCTACTACGCATTTTGCTTGGTGCTTATGATGCTGTTACGCCCACTACTGGTTAAGAAGATTGCCTGTGGTCTGGGCAAATCTGACCGCTTCAAGAGCATCTATGCTGCTCTGTACTTCTTCCCCATCCTCACCGTGCTGCAGGCTGTGGGTGGAGGACTGCTCT actACGCATTTCCCTACATAATACTGGTCCTGTCCCTGGTCACACTGGCTGTTTACATGTCTGCCTCTGAGATCCAG TCTTTTAAAAACCTGGTTGCTAAGAAGAAGCGTCTGGTTGTCCTGTTCAGCCATTGGCTGCTCCACGCGTATGGCATCGTCTCCATCTCCCGACTGGACAACCTACAGCATGACCTACCACTGTTGGCCCTCGTGCCCGGCCCTGCCCTGTTCTACATCGCCACGGCCAAGTTCACTGAGCCTAGCCGTATCCTGTCTGAGGGCGGTAACGGTCACTGA
- the jkamp gene encoding JNK1/MAPK8-associated membrane protein isoform X2: protein MAVAMSSTCPGLYCGRMIVNESVEGECGVCPRGERANLQKVCERCNGSPDLYDWLYLGFMAMLPLVLHWFFIEWYSGKKSSSALLQHITAMLECSVSAVVTLMVTEPVGVLSIRSCRVQMLSDWYTMLYNPSPDYVNTLHCTQEAVYPLYTIVLIYYAFCLVLMMLLRPLLVKKIACGLGKSDRFKSIYAALYFFPILTVLQAVGGGLLCEYY from the exons ATGG CTGTGGCCATGAGCTCCACGTGTCCAGGCCTGTATTGTGGCAGGATGATAGTCAACGAATCAGTGGAGGGGGAGTGTGGA GTCTGTCCTCGTGGGGAGCGGGCCAACCTCCAGAAGGTTTGTGAACGCTGCAACGGGTCCCCAGATCTCTATGACTGGCTCTATCTGGGATTCATGGCCATGTTACCTCTAGTATTGCATTGGTTCTTCATTGAGTGGTactctggaaagaagag TTCCAGCGCTCTGCTGCAGCACATCACAGCCATGTTGGAGTGCAGTGTGTCAGCTGTGGTAACTCTGATGGTCACAGAACCTGTGGGAGTGCTCAGTATTCGATCCTGTCGAGTTCAGATGTTGTCAGATTGGTACACCATGCTGTACAACCCCAGTCCAGACTATGTGAACACATTACACTGCACCCAAGAGGCTGTCTACCCACT CTACACCATAGTTTTGATCTACTACGCATTTTGCTTGGTGCTTATGATGCTGTTACGCCCACTACTGGTTAAGAAGATTGCCTGTGGTCTGGGCAAATCTGACCGCTTCAAGAGCATCTATGCTGCTCTGTACTTCTTCCCCATCCTCACCGTGCTGCAGGCTGTGGGTGGAGGACTGCTCTGTGAGTATTACTGA
- the fam241a gene encoding uncharacterized protein FAM241A, with protein sequence MLSLNCRELGLAPLRTDIGTFSKFTSLGTLRLVFEGYSRRSSCKMSAPTPPVNEQYVLHRRGLEELPTESQRRRHTPQLVHGVRHAALHQQQHRVEGSHTQPQPPSDLSPIWPDMDDLTTREPELDDCERMGTLFGMLNKCLRAMGFSQMYFGDKIVEPVVIVFFWLLLWFLGIQALGLVGTLCIIIIYIQK encoded by the exons ATGCTGTCGTTGAACTGTCGCGAACTCGGGCTCGCGCCGCTGAGGACGGACATTGGTACATTCAGTAAGTTCACTTCACTTGGAACGTTACGTCTCGTGTTTGAAGGTTACAGTCGGCGGAGCAGCTGCAAAATGTCCGCTCCAACGCCGCCCGTGAACGAGCAGTATGTTCTTCATCGACGTGGACTCGAAGAGCTGCCAACAGAGAGCCAAAGAAGAAGGCATACACCCCAGCTTGTCCACGGTGTACGGCACGCCGCATTACACCAGCAACAACACCGG GTCGAAGGAAGCCACACCCAACCTCAGCCTCCCAGTGATCTGAGCCCCATCTGGCCCGACATGGACGACCTCACCACCAGAGAGCCTGAGCTAGATGACTGTGAGCGAATGGGGACTTTGTTTGGAATGCTGAACAAGTGTTTGCGGGCAATGGGCTTCAGCCAGATGTACTTTGGGGACAAGATAGTAGAACCAGTAGTGATTGTCTTCTTCTGGCTGCTGCTTTGGTTCCTGGGTATTCAGGCCCTGGGACTTGTCGGAACTctgtgcatcatcatcatctacatCCAGAAGTAA
- the lrit3b gene encoding leucine-rich repeat, immunoglobulin-like domain and transmembrane domain-containing protein 3b — protein MDLLVLAHILQFPLLAVHACPALCACAYGNSGIAELRLVQCSDPGISAIPINVPADTVKLRLEKTLISRVPRAAFYNLSELRFLWLTYNSITSIHPSSFVNLKTLHELRLDGNLLTSFPWEGLRDMPNLQSLGLHNNRLSSLPAHAALFLPNITYLDLSSNRWVDTLQRKLMPKTDRLHDNPWLCDCQIFMVMSLSVSLGSPVVLMDRMLMCSRSLRQAQIMIMLTKAELSRCMRPSVQPAATRVSSPLGSNVILRCDATGYPTPTLTWIKTSAYAAERPSYVPVMQESPRVGVRWSIISLNGLSYKDAGEYRCQARNMAGISEALIKLKVVGVTRLSRPAKKKSQNFQLKSSSKYKKPNQTPPIINIPLLKVNQIVQNITPPPINKRQTVPNSVSKVFPVEKTLKGTG, from the exons ATGGATCTGCTGGTCCTTGCTCACATTTTGCAGTTCCCTCTATTGGCAGTTCATGCGTGTCCAGCTTTGTGTGCCTGTGCATATGGGAACAGTGGAATAGCAGAGCTCAG GTTAGTGCAGTGCAGTGACCCTGGAATCTCAGCCATTCCCATCAATGTCCCAGCTGACACAGTCAAACTGCGTCTTGAGAAGACCTTGATCTCCAGGGTGCCCCGGGCAGCCTTCTACAACCTGTCAGAGCTGCGGTTCTTGTGGCTTACCTACAACTCCATCACATCCATCCACCCCAGTAGTTTTGTCAACCTGAAGACCCTGCATGAGCTGCGACTGGATGGAAACCTCCTCACATCCTTTCCCTGGGAGGGGCTCAGAGACATGCCCAACCTCCAGAGTCTGGGTCTCCACAATAACCGTCTGTCCAGCCTTCCTGCCCATGCTGCTCTCTTTCTTCCCAACATCACCTATCTTGACCTGTCTAGCAACAGGTGGGTCGACACACTACAGAGAAAACTGATGCCTAAAACAGATC GTCTCCATGATAACCCCTGGTTGTGTGACTGCCAGATCTTCATGGTGATGTCCTTGTCCGTGTCACTCGGGAGTCCTGTAGTTCTCATGGACCGGATGCTGATGTGTAGCAGGTCTCTCAGACAGGCACAGATAATGATAATGTTGACCAAGGCTGAGCTGTCCCGCTGTATGAGACCCTCTGTCCAGCCTGCAGCCACCAGAGTCAGCTCACCACTGGGCAGCAATGTAATACTTCGCTGTGATGCCACCGGCTACCCAACACCAACTCTGACTTGGATCAAAACCTCAGCCTATGCTG CTGAGAGACCTTCTTATGTTCCAGTTATGCAAGAATCTCCGCGAGTGGGGGTTCGCTGGTCAATCATCAGCCTGAATGGGTTATCATACAAGGATGCTGGTGAATATCGCTGCCAGGCACGGAATATGGCAGGAATATCTGAAGCCCTGATTAAGCTGAAGGTGGTGGGTGTCACAAGACTATCCCGCCCTGCAAAGAAGAAGTCACAGAATTTTCAACTCAAATCATCATCCAAATACAAAAAGCCAAATCAAACTCCTCCTATTATCAACATCCCTCTGCTGAAGGTGAATCAGATAGTCCAAAACATTACTCCACCTCCCATTAATAAGAGGCAGACTGTCCCCAATAGTGTGTCCAAAGTGTTCCCTGTTGAAAAGACATTAAAAGGCACAGGATGA